The proteins below are encoded in one region of Helianthus annuus cultivar XRQ/B chromosome 2, HanXRQr2.0-SUNRISE, whole genome shotgun sequence:
- the LOC110924685 gene encoding aspartic proteinase-like protein 2, translating into MGFFLIALFVAAGVVAVVNGGVGGFPARVLTLERVFPANMTTVDVEVLRTRDRVRHARILQRFSGGIVDFNVVGTSDPYYGGLYFTKVKLGSPAKEFNVQIDTGSDILWVTCSSCSDCPRSSGFGIDLNFFDAGSSSTASTVSCSDSICSSIIQTSDASCSTGNQCGYNFQYGDGSGTSGHYVTDLLHFDTIVGPSLIANSSSSITFGCSTYQTGSLTKPDKAIDGIFGFGQHRLSVVSQLASRGITPNVFSHCFRGDGTGGGKLVLGEILDPNMVYSPLVPSQPHYNLDLQSIAVNGQMLPIVPAVFATSDNRGTIVDTGTTLTFLVAEAFEPFVNAINSAVSRVTTPVISKGTQCYLVTSSITGIFPEVSLNFAGGAAMILKPENYLVHGDPIEGGTPWCIGFQKAQNGVSILGDLVLKDKIFVYDLSKKRIGWTDYDCSNDVNVSITSSKDELSDSGSSRTTSVLQALLPHIVAVALGSSLW; encoded by the exons CGGTGGGTTTCCGGCGAGGGTTTTGACTCTTGAAAGGGTTTTTCCGGCGAACATGACGACGGTTGATGTTGAAGTACTCAGAACACGAGACCGTGTGAGACACGCGCGAATCTTGCAACGGTTTTCTGGTGGTATTGTTGATTTTAATGTTGTTGGTACCTCTGATCCTTACTATGGCGG GTTGTACTTTACTAAAGTGAAGTTGGGTTCTCCAGCAAAAGAATTCAACGTTCAAATCGACACCGGAAGTGACATTTTATGGGTTACTTGCAGTTCTTGCAGTGACTGTCCTCGATCAAGTGGATTCGGT ATCGATCTCAATTTCTTTGATGCTGGAAGCTCATCAACTGCTTCTACCGTATCATGTTCGGACTCTATATGTTCATCAATCATTCAAACGTCGGATGCATCGTGTTCCACAGGCAATCAGTGTGGTTATAATTTTCAGTATGGAGATGGTAGCGGGACATCGGGTCATTACGTCACGGATTTGTTGCATTTCGACACAATTGTGGGCCCTTCCTTGATTGCTAACTCTTCCTCTTCCATTACTTTCGG GTGTAGCACGTATCAAACGGGTAGCTTGACTAAACCGGATAAGGCGATTGACGGGATTTTCGGTTTTGGTCAACACCGTCTGTCTGTCGTGTCACAACTCGCTTCACGAGGAATTACTCCAAACGTATTCTCGCATTGCTTTAGAGGCGACGGAACGGGTGGTGGCAAGCTTGTTCTCGGTGAGATTTTGGACCCCAATATGGTTTATAGTCCCCTTGTCCCATCACA GCCTCATTACAATCTGGATTTACAGAGTATTGCCGTCAATGGACAGATGTTGCCAATTGTGCCGGCTGTTTTTGCCACATCAGACAACCGAGGAACCATTGTTGATACCGGAACAACTTTGACATTCCTTGTTGCAGAAGCGTTTGAACCTTTTGTCAATGCT ATAAATTCTGCTGTTTCGCGAGTAACAACACCTGTAATCTCCAAGGGCACACAATGTTATTTAGTTACATCAAG CATAACTGGAATTTTCCCGGAGGTTTCCTTAAACTTTGCTGGCGGTGCAGCCATGATCCTTAAGCCGGAAAACTATCTTGTACATGGGGACCCCAtt GAGGGAGGTACACCGTGGTGCATCGGCTTCCAGAAAGCTCAAAACGGGGTGTCAATTCTTGGAG ATCTTGTTCTTAAAGATAAGATATTTGTTTACGATCTATCAAAGAAACGAATTGGATGGACAGATTACGATT GTTCAAATGATGTAAACGTCTCCATAACCTCAAGCAAGGATGAATTGAGCGACAGCGGTTCATCTAGAACCACAAGTGTTCTTCAAGCTCTTTTGCCCCATATAGTAGCAGTGGCTCTTGGTTCTTCACTATGGTaa
- the LOC110906940 gene encoding homeobox-leucine zipper protein ATHB-22: protein MDWNGGNPIPFIPRPTAQSSFAFLYNYNNDHFVYPPGMGEMKHHQMMQAPLAMMEMNQNEYENNNQDKKKRLTSEQLEALENTFQEEKKLDPETKMKLAHDLGLQPRQIAVWFQNRRARWKTKQLECMYDTLKQEFDAVSREKQKLQEEVLALRTILKEQVSKRQGAGSSTGYTYMSGEETVESTSAATIRTTNNHPHHQLSLGQHQAVVATTTAMVADENNFMINYDPASSVPAPSYSNWHVLPSYP from the exons ATGGACTGGAATGGTGGGAATCCCATACCATTTATTCCTAGACCCACAGCACAAAGTTCCTTTGCCTTTCTTTACAACTATAACAATGATCACTTTGTATACCCTCCTG GAATGGGTGAAATGAAGCATCATCAAATGATGCAAGCACCATTAGCAATGATGGAAATGAACCAAAATGAGTATGAAAACAACAATCAAGATAAGAAGAAAAGGTTAACAAGTGAACAGTTAGAGGCACTTGAAAACACTTTCCAAGAAGAGAAGAAACTTGACCCTGAAACAAAGATGAAGCTAGCACATGACCTCGGGTTGCAGCCCAGACAGATTGCGGTGTGGTTCCAAAACAGGCGCGCTCGATGGAAGACTAAGCAACTTGAGTGCATGTATGATACGCTTAAACAAGAGTTTGATGCTGTCTCTAGGGAGAAACAAAAGCTTCAAGAAGAG GTGTTAGCATTGAGGACAATACTCAAAGAACAAGTTAGCAAGAGACAAGGGGCAGGCTCTAGCACGGGGTACACTTACATGTCCGGTGAAGAGACGGTTGAGAGCACATCGGCAGCCACCATTCGTACCACCAACAACCACCCTCATCATCAGTTGAGCCTCGGTCAACATCAGGCGGTTGTTGCCACTACAACAGCCATGGTCGCCGACGAAAACAACTTCATGATAAACTATGATCCAGCCTCATCAGTGCCTGCTCCATCTTACTCTAATTGGCATGTTCTTCCATCGTATCCTTAA
- the LOC110924681 gene encoding threonine dehydratase 1 biosynthetic, chloroplastic-like, whose protein sequence is MQGLCFTPQLKIPNNGVILHNITTNRNRKPSISATMSKSKPEIDILSTAEAKSMTAVLQTREQPPAVLRVSPSSLQYESGELGAVPDHKVEEGNGAMSEMEYLTNILSSNRVYDVAIESPLSLAPKLSERLGVNVWLKREDLQPVFSFKLRGAYNMMAKLPKEQLAKGVICSSAGNHAQGVALSAKTLGCDAVIVMPVTTPRIKWESVKRLGATVVLEGDSYDEAQAYAKRRGESENRTFIPPFDHPDIITGQGTVGMEIVRQMQGPIHAIFVPVGGGGLIAGLAAYVKRVSPEVRIIGVEPTDANAMALSLHHGQRVVLDQVGGFADGVAVKEVGLETFRLCRELIDGVVLVSRDAICASIKDMFEEKRSILEPAGALALAGAEAYCKFYNLKDINVVAITSGANMNFDRLRLVTELANVGRQREAVLATFLPEEPGSFKQFAELVGKMNITEFKYRYEHEKKEALVLYSVGLHTKFELQEMVERMESHELKTIEFTKNDMVKDHLRHLMGGRTNVENELLCRFVFPERPGALMKFLHALSPRWNISLFHYRAQGGMGANVLVGIQVPSNELDEFRYHANDLGYEYELETDNEAFQLLMR, encoded by the exons ATGCAAGGCCTGTGCTTCACTCCGCAACTAAAAATCCCTAACAATGGCGTCATATTACACAACATCACCACAAACAGAAACCGAAAACCGTCAATCTCCGCCACAATGTCCAAATCGAAACCGGAGATCGATATATTATCCACGGCGGAGGCTAAATCGATGACGGCGGTGTTGCAGACGCGTGAACAACCACCGGCGGTGCTGCGAGTGAGTCCGTCTTCGTTGCAGTACGAATCAGGTGAGTTAGGAGCTGTGCCGGACCATAAGGTGGAGGAAGGTAACGGTGCGATGAGTGAGATGGAGTATTTGACGAATATATTGTCGTCGAATCGAGTTTATGATGTGGCGATTGAATCGCCGTTGTCGCTTGCGCCGAAGCTTTCGGAACGGTTGGGAGTGAATGTGTGGCTTAAGCGAGAAGATCTGCAGCCT GTCTTCTCATTCAAGCTTCGCGGAGCATACAATATGATGGCAAAGCTCCCAAAAGAACAGCTGGCAAAAGGTGTCATATGCTCGTCAGCCGGCAATCATGCTCAAGGGGTTGCATTATCAGCCAAGACACTCGGCTGTGATGCCGTGATTGTCATGCCAGTTACCACACCCCGGATCAAG TGGGAGTCCGTCAAGAGATTAGGTGCAACAGTTGTCCTTGAAGGTGATTCCTATGACGAAGCACAGGCATACGCTAAAAGAAGAGGTGAAAGTGAGAACCGAACGTTCATCCCTCCTTTTGATCACCCGGATATTATAACGGGTCAGGGGACCGTTGGAATGGAGATTGTGCGCCAAATGCAAGGTCCAATTCATGCTATATTTGTgcctgttggtggtggtggtttgatAGCTGGTCTTGCTGCCTATGTGAAGAGGGTATCACCAGAG GTACGGATTATTGGAGTAGAGCCTACTGATGCAAATGCAATGGCATTGTCATTACATCATGGGCAACGAGTAGTGCTTGATCAAGTTGGAGGCTTTGCAGACGGTGTTGCTGTTAAGGAGGTTGGTTTGGAAACTTTCCGTTTATGCAGGGAACTGATTGATGGTGTGGTTCTTGTCAGCCGTGACGCCATTTGTGCATCCATAAAA GACATGTTTGAGGAAAAAAGGAGCATTCTAGAACCAGCAGGTGCCCTTGCTCTTGCTGGGGCAGAAGCATACTGCAAATTCTATAATCTTAAGGATATAAATGTTGTAGCTATAACTAGTGGGGCCAACATGAATTTCGATAGATTAAGATTGGTTACCGAACTTGCAAATGTTGGTAGACAACGGGAGGCTGTACTCGCAACTTTCCTGCCTGAAGAACCTGGAAGTTTTAAACAGTTTGCTGAACTG GTTGGGAAGATGAATATTACCGAGTTCAAGTACAGATATGAACATGAAAAGAAAGAAGCTCTTGTTCTGTACAG TGTCGGTCTTCATACCAAGTTTGAACTCCAAGAAATGGTGGAGAGAATGGAGTCACATGAACTAAAAACCATTGAATTTACAAAGAATGACATGGTTAAAGATCATTTACGCCATCTG ATGGGAGGCAGAACTAATGTAGAAAACGAGCTTCTTTGTCGGTTTGTATTCCCCGAGAGGCCAGGGGCTTTGATGAAGTTCTTGCATGCTCTTAGTCCACGTTGGAACATCAGTTTGTTTCACTACCGTGCACAG GGAGGAATGGGGGCAAATGTTTTAGTCGGTATTCAAGTTCCATCAAATGAATTAGATGAGTTTCGGTATCATGCGAACGATCTTGGATACGAGTATGAACTTGAGACCGATAATGAAGCATTCCAGCTTTTAATGCGTTAA